From Leopardus geoffroyi isolate Oge1 chromosome B4, O.geoffroyi_Oge1_pat1.0, whole genome shotgun sequence, a single genomic window includes:
- the PFDN5 gene encoding prefoldin subunit 5, which translates to MAQSVNITELNLPQLEMLKNQLDQEVEFLSTSIAQLKVVQTKYVEAKDCLNVLNKNNEGKELLVPLTSSMYVPGKLHDVEHVLIDVGTGYYVEKTAEDAKDFFKRKIDFLTKQMEKIQPALQEKHAMKQAVMEMMSQKIQQLTALGATQATAKA; encoded by the exons ATGGCGCAGTCAGTTAACATCACCGAGCTGAACCTGCCACAGCTAGAGATGCTCAAGAACCAGCTGGACCAG gAAGTGGAGTTCTTGTCCACGTCCATTGCCCAGCTCAAGGTGGTACAGACCAAGTATGTGGAAGCCAAGGACTGTCTGAACGTGCTGAACAAGAACAACGAGG GGAAAGAATTACTCGTCCCACTGACGAGTTCT ATGTATGTCCCGGGGAAGCTACATGATGTGGAACATGTCCTCATCGATGTGGGAACAGGCTACTATGTAGAAAAG ACAGCTGAGGATGCCAAGGACTTTTTCAAGAGGAAGATAGACTTCCTCACCAAGCAAATGGAGAAAATCCAGCCAGCTCTGCAGGAGAAGCATGCCATGAAACAGG CTGTCATGGAGATGATGAGCCAGAAGATTCAGCAGCTCACAGCCCTGGGGGCAACTCAGGCTACTGCCAAGGCCTGA
- the MYG1 gene encoding MYG1 exonuclease isoform X1: MGHRSLRGLLPLLLLRPPPSRAGPRTLSLESVPPSKRPRGSRMAPPRIGTHNGTFHCDEALACALLRLLPEYRDAEIVRTRDPEKLAACDIVVDVGGEYDPQRHRYDHHQRSFTETMSSLSPGKPWQTKLSSAGLIYLHFGHKLLAQLLGTNEEDSMVGTIYDKMYENFVEEVDAVDNGISQWEEGEPRYVLTTTLSARVARLNPTWNQPNQDTEAGFKRAMDLVREEFLQRVGFYQHSWLPARALVEEALAQRFQVDPSGEIVELAKGGCPWKEHLYHLESGLSPPVTIAFVIYTDQAGQWRVQCVPKEPHSFQSRPPFAPTNFLFLLTCRLPLPEPWRGLRDEALDQVSGIPGCIFVHTSGFIGGHHTREGALSMARATLAQRPVPMRPTNPLP; encoded by the exons ATGGGCCACCGCTCCCTGCGTGGTCTtctgcctctgctgctgctgcggcCGCCACCCTCCCGGGCCGGGCCCCGGACGCTCAGCCTGGAGTCCGTCCCGCCGTCCAAGCGACCCCGCGGCAGCCGCATGGCACCGCCCCGGATCGGGACGCACAACGGCACTTTCCACTGCGATGAGGCCCTGGCGTGCGCCTTGCTGCGCCTCCTGCCCGAGTACCGG GACGCAGAGATCGTGCGGACCCGGGACCCCGAAAAACTGGCCGCCTGTGACATCGTGGTAGACGTGGGTGGCGAGTACGACCCGCAGAGACACCGATATGACCATCACCAGAG ATCTTTCACAGAGACCATGAGCTCCCTGTCTCCTGGGAAGCCGTGGCAGACCAAGCTGAGCAGTGCGGGACTCATCTATCTGCACTTCGGGCACAAGCTGCTGGCCCAGTTGCTGGGCACTAACGAAGAGGACAGCATGGTGGGCACCATCTATGACAAG ATGTACGAGAACTTCGTGGAGGAGGTGGATGCAGTGGACAATGGGATCTCccagtgggaggagggagagcctaGATATGTGCTGACCACCACACTGAGCGCCCGGGTTGCTCGGCTTAATCCTACCTGGAACCAGCCCAACCAAGACACCGAG GCCGGTTTCAAGCGTGCAATGGATCTAGTTCGAGAGGAGTTCCTGCAGAGAGTGGGCTTCTACCAGCACAGCTGGCTGCCAGCCCGGGCCTTGGTGGAAGAGGCCCTGGCCCAGCGATTCCAG GTGGACCCAAGTGGGGAGATAGTAGAACTGGCCAAAGGTGGATGCCCCTGGAAGGAGCACCTCTACCACCTGGAATCTGGGCTGTCCCCTCCGGTGACCATCGCCTTTGTTATCTACACTGACCAGGCTGGACAGTGGCGGGTACAGTGTGTGCCCAAGGAGCCCCACTCATTCCAGAGCCG gCCTCCATTTGCTCCCACCAACTTCCTCTTTCTGCTCACTTGTAGGCTGCCCCTGCCAGAGCCATGGCGGGGACTTCGGGATGAGGCCCTGGACCAGGTCAGTGGGATTCCTGGCTGCATCTTTGTCCACACCAGCGGCTTCATTGGTGGGCACCACACCCGAGAGGGTGCCTTGAGCATGGCCCGTGCCACCCTGGCCCAGCGCCCAGTGCCGATGCGTCCCACAAATCCCCTACCCTAA
- the MYG1 gene encoding MYG1 exonuclease isoform X4: protein MGHRSLRGLLPLLLLRPPPSRAGPRTLSLESVPPSKRPRGSRMAPPRIGTHNGTFHCDEALACALLRLLPEYRDAEIVRTRDPEKLAACDIVVDVGGEYDPQRHRYDHHQRSFTETMSSLSPGKPWQTKLSSAGLIYLHFGHKLLAQLLGTNEEDSMVGTIYDKMYENFVEEVDAVDNGISQWEEGEPRYVLTTTLSARVARLNPTWNQPNQDTEAGFKRAMDLVREEFLQRVGFYQHSWLPARALVEEALAQRFQVDPSGEIVELAKGGCPWKEHLYHLESGLSPPVTIAFVIYTDQAGQWRVQCVPKEPHSFQSRPAKHCEDKELLPDLNTHHHWPGRNPQAKERCG, encoded by the exons ATGGGCCACCGCTCCCTGCGTGGTCTtctgcctctgctgctgctgcggcCGCCACCCTCCCGGGCCGGGCCCCGGACGCTCAGCCTGGAGTCCGTCCCGCCGTCCAAGCGACCCCGCGGCAGCCGCATGGCACCGCCCCGGATCGGGACGCACAACGGCACTTTCCACTGCGATGAGGCCCTGGCGTGCGCCTTGCTGCGCCTCCTGCCCGAGTACCGG GACGCAGAGATCGTGCGGACCCGGGACCCCGAAAAACTGGCCGCCTGTGACATCGTGGTAGACGTGGGTGGCGAGTACGACCCGCAGAGACACCGATATGACCATCACCAGAG ATCTTTCACAGAGACCATGAGCTCCCTGTCTCCTGGGAAGCCGTGGCAGACCAAGCTGAGCAGTGCGGGACTCATCTATCTGCACTTCGGGCACAAGCTGCTGGCCCAGTTGCTGGGCACTAACGAAGAGGACAGCATGGTGGGCACCATCTATGACAAG ATGTACGAGAACTTCGTGGAGGAGGTGGATGCAGTGGACAATGGGATCTCccagtgggaggagggagagcctaGATATGTGCTGACCACCACACTGAGCGCCCGGGTTGCTCGGCTTAATCCTACCTGGAACCAGCCCAACCAAGACACCGAG GCCGGTTTCAAGCGTGCAATGGATCTAGTTCGAGAGGAGTTCCTGCAGAGAGTGGGCTTCTACCAGCACAGCTGGCTGCCAGCCCGGGCCTTGGTGGAAGAGGCCCTGGCCCAGCGATTCCAG GTGGACCCAAGTGGGGAGATAGTAGAACTGGCCAAAGGTGGATGCCCCTGGAAGGAGCACCTCTACCACCTGGAATCTGGGCTGTCCCCTCCGGTGACCATCGCCTTTGTTATCTACACTGACCAGGCTGGACAGTGGCGGGTACAGTGTGTGCCCAAGGAGCCCCACTCATTCCAGAGCCG
- the MYG1 gene encoding MYG1 exonuclease isoform X2, whose protein sequence is MGHRSLRGLLPLLLLRPPPSRAGPRTLSLESVPPSKRPRGSRMAPPRIGTHNGTFHCDEALACALLRLLPEYRDAEIVRTRDPEKLAACDIVVDVGGEYDPQRHRYDHHQRSFTETMSSLSPGKPWQTKLSSAGLIYLHFGHKLLAQLLGTNEEDSMVGTIYDKMYENFVEEVDAVDNGISQWEEGEPRYVLTTTLSARVARLNPTWNQPNQDTEAGFKRAMDLVREEFLQRVGFYQHSWLPARALVEEALAQRFQVDPSGEIVELAKGGCPWKEHLYHLESGLSPPVTIAFVIYTDQAGQWRVQCVPKEPHSFQSRLPLPEPWRGLRDEALDQVSGIPGCIFVHTSGFIGGHHTREGALSMARATLAQRPVPMRPTNPLP, encoded by the exons ATGGGCCACCGCTCCCTGCGTGGTCTtctgcctctgctgctgctgcggcCGCCACCCTCCCGGGCCGGGCCCCGGACGCTCAGCCTGGAGTCCGTCCCGCCGTCCAAGCGACCCCGCGGCAGCCGCATGGCACCGCCCCGGATCGGGACGCACAACGGCACTTTCCACTGCGATGAGGCCCTGGCGTGCGCCTTGCTGCGCCTCCTGCCCGAGTACCGG GACGCAGAGATCGTGCGGACCCGGGACCCCGAAAAACTGGCCGCCTGTGACATCGTGGTAGACGTGGGTGGCGAGTACGACCCGCAGAGACACCGATATGACCATCACCAGAG ATCTTTCACAGAGACCATGAGCTCCCTGTCTCCTGGGAAGCCGTGGCAGACCAAGCTGAGCAGTGCGGGACTCATCTATCTGCACTTCGGGCACAAGCTGCTGGCCCAGTTGCTGGGCACTAACGAAGAGGACAGCATGGTGGGCACCATCTATGACAAG ATGTACGAGAACTTCGTGGAGGAGGTGGATGCAGTGGACAATGGGATCTCccagtgggaggagggagagcctaGATATGTGCTGACCACCACACTGAGCGCCCGGGTTGCTCGGCTTAATCCTACCTGGAACCAGCCCAACCAAGACACCGAG GCCGGTTTCAAGCGTGCAATGGATCTAGTTCGAGAGGAGTTCCTGCAGAGAGTGGGCTTCTACCAGCACAGCTGGCTGCCAGCCCGGGCCTTGGTGGAAGAGGCCCTGGCCCAGCGATTCCAG GTGGACCCAAGTGGGGAGATAGTAGAACTGGCCAAAGGTGGATGCCCCTGGAAGGAGCACCTCTACCACCTGGAATCTGGGCTGTCCCCTCCGGTGACCATCGCCTTTGTTATCTACACTGACCAGGCTGGACAGTGGCGGGTACAGTGTGTGCCCAAGGAGCCCCACTCATTCCAGAGCCG GCTGCCCCTGCCAGAGCCATGGCGGGGACTTCGGGATGAGGCCCTGGACCAGGTCAGTGGGATTCCTGGCTGCATCTTTGTCCACACCAGCGGCTTCATTGGTGGGCACCACACCCGAGAGGGTGCCTTGAGCATGGCCCGTGCCACCCTGGCCCAGCGCCCAGTGCCGATGCGTCCCACAAATCCCCTACCCTAA